The genomic DNA GCTTGGAAGGACTGCCCGCAGCCGCAGGACCCTTTGGCGTTCGGGTTCTTGATAGTGAAGCCTGCCCCGGTCAACCCGTCGCCAAAATCGATCTCCGATCCGGTGAGGAACAGTAGGCTCTTCGGATCTATCACTACCTTGACTCCGTCCTGCTCGACGATCTGATCCCCCTCCCGGGGGGTATCGAAGGCAAGCTGGTACTCGTATCCGGAGCATCCGCCCCCCCTTACTCGGACGCGCAGCCCCTGGCCCTCGATCCCATCCTGGGCCATGAGGTCTTTGAGCTTCGATACTGCTGTTGCCGATACCGTAATCATTGCCCTTCTACCTCCTCGTAGTCCTCGTGCCGCAGACTAGCTTGATGTATCCTGAACACTGACGTTGCGTCCTCTGGTGGCCGGCCACCCACTGTACATCGCGCGAAGCCGCTCCACCCGCTCTGTCAACTTCTGCACCGTATAATCGACCTCCTCCTTGGTGCTCCAGCGCCCCAGGCCAAATCGGATACTTGCCCTGGCCAGCTCATCCCGTACCCCTAAGGCAAGAAGGACGTAGGAGGGTTCCATGGTGGTCGAGGTGCAGGCCGAGCCCGAGGAGACGGCCACGTCCTTCATACTGAGCAGTAAAGCCTCCCCCTCCACCCTGGCAAAGCTCAGGTTGAGGTTCCCCGGCAGCCGCCGCTCCGGATGCCCATTAAGATACACCCCAGCGATCCGTCGAAAGATCTCAGATTTCAAATACTCCCGCAGTTCCGTCAGGCGTTTCCCCTCCTCGGCCATCACCCGGGAGGCAACCTCACAAGCCTTCCCGAAGCCTGCGATCCCCGAGACATTCTGAGTCCCTGAACGGCGGCTCCGCTCTTGACCGCCACCGTCAAAGAGGGGGACAAGCTTCACCGCCGGTCGGTTCATCCGGCAATACAGGGACCCTACCCCTTTGGGGCCGTACAGCTTGTGAGCAGAGAACGAAACCAGGTCTGCTTGAATGTCATCTACCCTCAAGGAAATCTTCCCGAGGGCCTGAGCCGCATCAGAATGAAACAGCACGCCCCGAGCCTTGCAAATGCGACCGACCTCAGCGAGGGGCTGCACGGTACCAATCTCGTTATGAGCAGCAATGACGCTCACCAGGATGGTCCGATCTGTGATCGCTTCCTCCACATGGAAGGGATCCACGAGCCCGCTCCGATCTACCGGAAGATAGGTAACGTCAAAACCCTCCTTCTCGAGACGGCCACACGCATCGAGGACCGCATGGTGTTCGATGGCTGTGGTAATGATGTGGTTTCCCCGGTCCCGGTAAGCCCACGCAACCCCCTTAAGTGCCACATTGTTCGATTCGGTGGCCCCCGACGTGAAAACAACCTCCATTGGCTTGCACCCGATGAGGTGGCTGATCTGCTCTCGCGCCTTCTCGACAGCGGATTCAGCCGTCCACCCGAAGACGTGAGTTCGCGAAGAGGGATTGCCAAAGTGCTCCCGAAAATAGGGGAGCATTGCCTCCATGACTTCGGGGTCTACAGGGGTCGTGGCATGATAATCCATGTAAATCGGAAGCTTCACATCCATCCCTACCTCGCTGATTACTTACTGGTGGGTACTAGTAGTGATTATAGGGAAATCAGGGGGTCCTGTCAAGGTGATTGGGACCACTCTCCCCTTATATTTCCAATACTTTTTGAAACTGAGTGAGGTTCCGACACCCGGTCTCGGTCACCACCACAACGTCCTCGATGCGCACTCCACCCTCCCCTGAGTAATAGAGGCCCGGCTCGACGGTCACCACATTTCCTGCGCGCAGGACCGCTCCCCGCTTTCCGATTCGAGGGGTTTCGTGGATCTCCAGACCCAGACCATGGCCAGTTCCGTGAAAGAATCCCTGCATTCGCCCATCTGCCTCTGCGGTGTAAAAGCCTAAGCGTTCGAAAACTGCCGTTACCTCTTGATGAATTGCGACCCCGTCGGCCTCATGCCGGATGAGGGCAACCGCCTGCGCCTGCGCCTCAAGAACTGCCTCATACATCTGCTTCACCCGCAAAGAGGCACGTCCCTTGACCACCGTCCGGGTAATGTCGGCGAAGTAGCGGGTCCCGCTCGAACGGGGAAAAATATCAATGACAATGGGCCGATGGGCCAGGAGTGGACCTGTCCCCTCATGATGCGGGTCACTGCCCTGCTCACCCCCGGCCACGATGGTGTGCTCGGCAAAACAATCGCGGTCGAGCAAAGCGTGGTGGATCAGCCTTCTCACCCCTTCCGAGTTCAGGCGCTCGCCTGCTCGATACAGCTCGTTTCCGCGGATTTCGGCCTCCCGGATGGCCTGGATAGCAATTTCCATCGCTTCTTCAGCCAGACGCTGCGTCTCGGCAATCCATCCAACCTCGACGTCTGATTTGACCAGCCGTTCTTCAAGAAAGGCGCCCTCCTTCACTCGGACCTCATATCCCCGGCTCCGCAGCTTGTCCGCGTATTCGGTGGGAAAGTTTCCCGGAACCAGGAGCTGCTGGACCCGCCGCTCCCTGAGCCCCTCATCGACCGCGTCGAGAAGGGTCGACTGCTTGATTCGCTCCCTCGCCCGGTCCTCATACCTTTG from Candidatus Methylomirabilota bacterium includes the following:
- a CDS encoding IscS subfamily cysteine desulfurase, translating into MDVKLPIYMDYHATTPVDPEVMEAMLPYFREHFGNPSSRTHVFGWTAESAVEKAREQISHLIGCKPMEVVFTSGATESNNVALKGVAWAYRDRGNHIITTAIEHHAVLDACGRLEKEGFDVTYLPVDRSGLVDPFHVEEAITDRTILVSVIAAHNEIGTVQPLAEVGRICKARGVLFHSDAAQALGKISLRVDDIQADLVSFSAHKLYGPKGVGSLYCRMNRPAVKLVPLFDGGGQERSRRSGTQNVSGIAGFGKACEVASRVMAEEGKRLTELREYLKSEIFRRIAGVYLNGHPERRLPGNLNLSFARVEGEALLLSMKDVAVSSGSACTSTTMEPSYVLLALGVRDELARASIRFGLGRWSTKEEVDYTVQKLTERVERLRAMYSGWPATRGRNVSVQDTSS
- a CDS encoding Xaa-Pro peptidase family protein, which translates into the protein MQEALLIIAASERDADLYYATRFLAPDPFPFFQIGTERVIMVSDLELGRAKSQAAVETILPLQRYEDRARERIKQSTLLDAVDEGLRERRVQQLLVPGNFPTEYADKLRSRGYEVRVKEGAFLEERLVKSDVEVGWIAETQRLAEEAMEIAIQAIREAEIRGNELYRAGERLNSEGVRRLIHHALLDRDCFAEHTIVAGGEQGSDPHHEGTGPLLAHRPIVIDIFPRSSGTRYFADITRTVVKGRASLRVKQMYEAVLEAQAQAVALIRHEADGVAIHQEVTAVFERLGFYTAEADGRMQGFFHGTGHGLGLEIHETPRIGKRGAVLRAGNVVTVEPGLYYSGEGGVRIEDVVVVTETGCRNLTQFQKVLEI
- a CDS encoding iron-sulfur cluster assembly accessory protein; amino-acid sequence: MITVSATAVSKLKDLMAQDGIEGQGLRVRVRGGGCSGYEYQLAFDTPREGDQIVEQDGVKVVIDPKSLLFLTGSEIDFGDGLTGAGFTIKNPNAKGSCGCGQSFQA